In a single window of the Ancylobacter polymorphus genome:
- a CDS encoding cytochrome c oxidase subunit 3 — protein MSLSERLHPGINLAGTDPESHEAAEEVLFGFWIFLMSDLVLFAVLFATYAAMSVQGIAEGPRPAEVFDLTAAFLETLLLLFSSFAFGFAMLEMKYRENRRGVLGWLLVTGLLGAGFVGMELHDYYVMITAHGATPQTSGFLSAYYLLTGTHALHVSSGLVWMAVMAVQVVVFGLNPAVKLRLMRLALFWHMLDVVWIGIFTFVYLYGVVS, from the coding sequence ATGAGCCTTTCCGAACGTCTCCATCCCGGCATCAATCTCGCCGGCACCGATCCCGAAAGCCACGAAGCCGCCGAAGAGGTGCTGTTCGGCTTCTGGATCTTCCTGATGAGCGATCTGGTGCTGTTCGCAGTGCTGTTCGCCACCTATGCCGCGATGAGCGTGCAGGGCATCGCCGAAGGCCCCCGGCCCGCCGAGGTGTTCGACCTTACCGCCGCCTTCCTTGAGACGCTGCTGCTGCTGTTCTCCAGCTTCGCCTTCGGCTTCGCCATGCTGGAGATGAAGTACCGCGAAAACCGGCGCGGCGTGCTCGGCTGGCTGCTCGTCACCGGCCTGCTCGGCGCCGGCTTCGTCGGCATGGAACTGCACGACTATTATGTGATGATCACCGCCCACGGCGCCACGCCGCAGACCAGCGGTTTCCTCTCCGCCTATTATCTGCTCACCGGCACCCATGCGCTGCATGTCTCCTCCGGGCTGGTGTGGATGGCGGTCATGGCGGTGCAGGTGGTGGTGTTCGGCCTCAACCCGGCGGTGAAACTGCGGCTGATGCGGCTCGCTTTGTTCTGGCACATGCTGGACGTGGTCTGGATCGGCATCTTCACCTTCGTCTATCTCTACGGGGTGGTGTCATGA
- a CDS encoding DUF1656 domain-containing protein, translating into MTWNPLFHTLDLFGFYLPPVLLWALVALLPFFALSRLAQACGLYAFVWHRPLFDAALYVIVLVALTLGLPLLTGGPA; encoded by the coding sequence ATGACGTGGAATCCGCTGTTTCACACCCTCGATCTCTTCGGCTTCTACCTGCCGCCGGTGCTGCTCTGGGCGCTGGTGGCCCTGCTGCCCTTCTTCGCCCTGAGCCGGCTGGCGCAGGCATGCGGGCTCTACGCCTTCGTCTGGCATCGTCCGCTGTTCGATGCCGCACTTTATGTGATCGTTCTGGTGGCCCTCACCCTCGGGCTGCCGCTTCTGACAGGAGGGCCGGCATGA
- a CDS encoding DUF4239 domain-containing protein: MYLSVLQYMTDTQLLLLMPALSCVVLLLVALGVRYINAKWGWLDYDSDIVDTATQNTMSGAYVVLGFVLALVMTTASGLDDKVSQEAQAIKSLNGLLILDGSPPALEARAALLAYTKSIVTDEWPVLREGHGSPATSKALSDLFRQIDRIEPQSPKSVVIFSKTLEAADRIAQIRNDRILSVTSALPDIFYTVSLLSILGVIIICGLRLIEATPVRAITLVVQLVMLTLMLGAIAIIDLPYLGDTATSAENLQDVYHALERQDPGLLGQP, translated from the coding sequence ATGTATCTCTCCGTTCTTCAATACATGACGGACACGCAGCTTCTGCTGCTGATGCCGGCGCTGTCCTGCGTCGTCTTGCTGCTTGTCGCCCTTGGCGTGCGGTATATCAACGCGAAATGGGGCTGGCTCGACTATGACAGCGACATCGTCGACACCGCGACCCAGAACACCATGTCGGGCGCCTATGTGGTGCTCGGCTTCGTGCTCGCGCTGGTGATGACCACGGCGTCCGGGCTCGACGACAAGGTCTCGCAGGAGGCGCAGGCGATCAAGAGCCTGAACGGGCTGCTGATCCTCGACGGCAGCCCGCCGGCGCTGGAGGCGCGCGCCGCGCTGCTCGCCTATACGAAATCCATCGTCACCGACGAATGGCCGGTGCTGCGGGAGGGCCATGGCAGCCCCGCGACCTCGAAGGCGCTGTCCGACCTGTTCCGGCAGATCGACCGCATCGAGCCGCAATCGCCGAAGAGCGTCGTCATCTTCTCCAAGACATTGGAGGCGGCCGATCGCATCGCGCAGATCCGCAATGATCGCATATTGAGCGTGACCAGCGCCTTGCCCGACATCTTCTATACGGTGAGCCTGCTCAGCATTCTCGGCGTGATCATCATCTGCGGCCTGCGGCTGATCGAGGCGACGCCGGTCCGGGCGATCACGCTGGTGGTCCAGCTGGTCATGCTGACGCTGATGCTGGGCGCCATCGCCATCATCGACCTGCCCTATCTCGGCGATACCGCGACCTCGGCCGAGAACCTGCAGGATGTCTATCACGCGCTGGAACGGCAGGATCCCGGCCTGCTGGGGCAACCCTGA
- a CDS encoding CDP-diacylglycerol diphosphatase: MRGGGTGGRLRYLRLLLGLALTLAAETGAAAEPRVQACPLPPSATAGAVQWASPPQANKDDKAPKPCAPCSDPANIAAKTCTVFRFLTSEACASGRCTDAEGEFVRRSHGGDAFFLQYDTRYRDPARYPRARGENCRFVLWAIPPVIGIEDVAGYAGRNYWQDAYAASQTMVEPPFARNDLAFAIQPPTVRGQHQFHIHIGTLAPAYRTALAGLAPTATRVRINGLDFHTRFFPVPAGSDPFAGFDVSGIVRAMLPGGAADLPLYGVMAVVTDDGRGLWILAAEAFERAELNFIGPTACRLR, translated from the coding sequence ATGCGCGGCGGCGGTACGGGTGGGCGTCTGCGCTATCTGCGTCTCCTGCTCGGGCTGGCCCTCACGCTCGCCGCCGAGACGGGCGCGGCGGCGGAGCCGAGGGTTCAGGCCTGCCCGCTCCCCCCGTCGGCGACGGCGGGTGCGGTGCAATGGGCCTCGCCGCCGCAGGCCAACAAGGACGACAAGGCCCCAAAGCCCTGCGCGCCCTGCAGCGACCCGGCGAACATCGCGGCCAAGACCTGCACCGTGTTCCGCTTTCTCACTTCCGAGGCCTGCGCCAGCGGGCGCTGCACGGATGCGGAAGGGGAGTTCGTGCGCCGCAGCCATGGCGGAGACGCGTTCTTCCTGCAATATGACACGCGCTACCGTGACCCGGCGCGGTACCCGCGCGCCCGTGGCGAGAATTGCCGCTTTGTGCTGTGGGCCATCCCGCCGGTCATCGGCATCGAGGACGTGGCCGGCTATGCCGGGCGGAACTACTGGCAGGACGCCTATGCCGCCTCGCAGACCATGGTCGAGCCGCCCTTTGCGCGGAACGATCTCGCCTTCGCCATCCAGCCCCCCACCGTGCGCGGCCAGCACCAGTTTCACATCCATATCGGGACTTTGGCGCCGGCTTACCGCACGGCGCTGGCCGGGCTGGCGCCCACGGCGACGCGGGTCCGCATCAACGGCCTCGATTTCCACACCCGGTTCTTCCCCGTCCCGGCGGGGAGCGATCCCTTTGCCGGCTTTGACGTCTCGGGCATCGTGCGCGCGATGCTGCCGGGCGGCGCGGCGGACCTTCCGCTCTATGGGGTGATGGCGGTGGTGACGGATGACGGGCGGGGGCTCTGGATTCTCGCCGCCGAAGCGTTCGAGCGGGCCGAGCTGAATTTCATCGGCCCCACCGCCTGCCGCCTGCGCTGA
- a CDS encoding FUSC family protein, with translation MPRDNRPGFVLNPNWRTLLFSSRLAVAAIVALALAYWLELQEPQWAILTVYLLTQSSTGAALAKGAFRFLGTILAALYGLTAVKLFSQDPLLLVGSAMGWTFLCYYGAARARNFTAYGFMLAGFTGLLVIFQGAAAPTAAWLVALDRVSEISIGIACATLAGALVVPDHAGTQLRGLMATSRRALAAHCALALRGASPGARVIDDRNALLPLLVKFDALRSYSRFEAAQMRADHARMDEVTRRFLGVLAQARMLHLRLAEGGLGDSPELAPVRAALEQAAALLERGAPGPLPENRARCAELSRLRRDLSALGRRFAQAEHDLPFEKRAEAVLVCRQAAEMLRGLALLFVAEGAVFRPHPARTMPRGQARHAAHASALLQGARAALALLVFCAIWYATQWDQGLAGITGLALMNYQCVNNDDPATLGWPYLRAVAAACLAAYATMGLIYPWLEGFEALALFLLAVLVPAGLLIGTPRHARAAGTFTIFYVAAAATGNVFTPDPLAFANFCFALAFGMFVCLMVARLVPVTAEGARRHVAARTRAVLLPEVARGERPAAWVSREILESVGALLPQLALARPAHDMLARGLLASAASAWELGRLRRIADSPYLPERLRGTMRDGLASFASAAGGPPRAAEEALARIRSALAGEARPEGPASPLRVEAAGSLRFLEDRLSRDHAFRAFIFGEERA, from the coding sequence TTGCCGCGTGACAATAGACCCGGATTTGTACTGAATCCGAACTGGCGCACTCTTCTTTTTTCTTCGCGCCTTGCTGTCGCGGCCATCGTCGCGCTCGCCCTTGCTTACTGGCTTGAGCTTCAGGAGCCGCAATGGGCGATCCTGACCGTCTATCTGCTCACGCAGTCCTCGACCGGGGCGGCGCTGGCGAAGGGGGCGTTCCGCTTCCTCGGCACCATCCTCGCCGCGCTCTACGGCCTCACGGCGGTGAAGCTGTTCTCCCAGGACCCGCTGCTCCTCGTCGGCAGCGCGATGGGCTGGACCTTCCTGTGCTATTACGGCGCCGCACGGGCGCGCAATTTCACCGCCTATGGCTTCATGCTGGCGGGGTTCACCGGGCTGCTGGTGATCTTTCAGGGCGCGGCCGCGCCCACGGCGGCCTGGCTGGTGGCGCTGGACCGGGTGAGCGAGATCAGCATCGGCATTGCCTGCGCCACGCTCGCCGGCGCGCTGGTGGTGCCGGACCATGCCGGCACGCAGCTGCGCGGGCTGATGGCCACATCGCGCCGCGCCCTTGCCGCCCATTGCGCACTCGCCCTGCGCGGGGCGAGCCCCGGCGCGCGGGTGATCGACGACCGCAACGCCCTGCTGCCGCTGCTGGTGAAGTTCGACGCGCTCCGCTCCTATAGCCGCTTCGAGGCGGCGCAGATGCGCGCCGACCACGCCCGCATGGACGAGGTCACGCGCCGCTTTCTCGGCGTGCTGGCGCAGGCGCGCATGCTGCATCTGCGCCTCGCCGAGGGCGGCCTGGGCGACAGCCCCGAACTGGCCCCTGTGCGCGCGGCGCTGGAACAGGCGGCGGCGCTGCTGGAGCGTGGAGCGCCGGGACCCCTGCCGGAGAACCGCGCGCGTTGCGCCGAACTGTCCCGCCTGCGCCGCGACCTCTCCGCGCTCGGGCGCCGGTTCGCGCAGGCGGAGCACGATCTGCCCTTCGAGAAGCGGGCGGAGGCCGTGCTGGTCTGCCGGCAGGCGGCGGAGATGCTGCGCGGCCTTGCGCTGCTGTTCGTGGCCGAAGGCGCGGTGTTCCGGCCGCACCCCGCCCGCACCATGCCGCGAGGGCAGGCGCGTCACGCCGCCCACGCCTCCGCGCTTCTGCAGGGGGCACGGGCCGCGCTGGCGCTGCTGGTGTTCTGCGCCATCTGGTACGCCACGCAATGGGATCAGGGCCTTGCCGGCATCACCGGCCTCGCGCTGATGAACTATCAATGCGTGAACAATGACGATCCGGCAACGCTCGGCTGGCCCTATTTGCGGGCGGTGGCGGCGGCGTGCCTCGCCGCCTACGCCACGATGGGCCTCATCTATCCCTGGCTCGAAGGCTTCGAGGCGCTGGCGCTGTTCCTGCTGGCGGTGCTGGTGCCGGCGGGGCTGCTCATCGGCACCCCGCGCCATGCCCGCGCGGCGGGCACCTTCACCATCTTCTATGTCGCGGCGGCGGCGACGGGGAACGTCTTCACCCCCGATCCGCTGGCCTTCGCCAATTTCTGCTTCGCCCTCGCCTTCGGCATGTTCGTCTGCCTCATGGTGGCGCGCCTCGTGCCGGTGACGGCGGAGGGCGCCCGCCGCCACGTGGCGGCGCGCACGCGCGCGGTGCTGCTGCCCGAGGTGGCGCGCGGGGAGCGGCCCGCCGCGTGGGTGTCGCGCGAGATACTGGAATCGGTCGGCGCGCTGCTGCCGCAATTGGCACTGGCGCGTCCCGCTCACGACATGCTGGCGCGCGGCCTGCTCGCCAGCGCTGCCAGCGCGTGGGAACTCGGGCGATTGAGGCGGATCGCCGACAGCCCGTATCTGCCGGAGCGGCTGCGCGGGACCATGCGCGACGGACTTGCCAGTTTCGCCAGCGCTGCCGGCGGGCCGCCCCGGGCGGCTGAAGAGGCTCTGGCGCGGATAAGGTCCGCGCTGGCGGGGGAGGCGCGGCCGGAAGGCCCGGCGTCGCCGCTGCGGGTGGAGGCGGCGGGGAGCCTGCGCTTTCTGGAGGACCGGCTGAGCCGCGACCACGCCTTCCGCGCCTTCATCTTTGGCGAGGAACGCGCATGA
- a CDS encoding cbb3-type cytochrome c oxidase subunit I has translation MNWELIFGQIKWTSFVFAGMIENPSLSEAIASGAGSIAVLGALGTVVMLTVKGWWVPLWRDWLTSVDHKKVGIMYIVLALVMFARAVIEAALMRAQQLAATDGGGFLSADHFGQLFSTHGTIMIFFVAMPFITGLMNYVMPLQIGARDVSFPLLNAISLMLTMAGAVLIMVSLVVGQFSTGGWSAYPPFTGIDFSPGEGVDYWIWAVSLGSIGSTLTGLNFAVTIYKKRCPGMSLFRMPLFTWTTLCTSILMIFAMAPLTAATVMLALDRYAGFHFFTNGDGGNMMNYANLFWLFGHPEVYILILPAFGVWSEVVATYSSKRIYGYTSLVYATMCIAVLSFAVWLHHFFTMGQSANVNAIFGIATMIIGVPTGVKVYDWLLTMVGGRIRLTTAMLFHINFLLTFILGGMTGVLLANPGIDFQVHNTLFLVAHFHNMIIPGVLFGMFAAVQFWFPKAFGFRLHEGLGRASFWCFAPGFLLAFFPLYWLGMMGATRRTFTWSNPDYLPWFALAMLGAALILAGFAFMVAQIVVSVRRRAELAAPLGDPWDGRALEWSIPSPPPAWNFAVLPQVTARDAFYEAKKDGTAYRSPAAYEDIEVPRNTATAPLIGLFACAWAFGLVWHIWWLVIVSFVLLWAVVIARSFATETEEIVPAATVKAVNEAFLAAVRATPGVTRDQEMTAANRGRAIPESLESSTGAFAARAAVEVTR, from the coding sequence ATGAACTGGGAGCTGATCTTCGGCCAGATCAAGTGGACCTCCTTCGTCTTCGCCGGGATGATCGAGAATCCCTCGCTCAGCGAGGCCATCGCCTCCGGCGCCGGGTCGATCGCCGTGCTCGGCGCTCTGGGCACGGTGGTTATGCTCACGGTGAAGGGCTGGTGGGTGCCGCTGTGGCGTGACTGGCTCACCAGCGTCGACCATAAGAAGGTCGGCATCATGTACATCGTCCTCGCGCTGGTCATGTTCGCCCGCGCGGTGATCGAGGCGGCGCTGATGCGCGCCCAGCAGCTCGCCGCCACCGATGGCGGCGGCTTCCTCTCGGCGGATCATTTCGGCCAGCTGTTCAGCACCCATGGCACGATCATGATCTTCTTCGTCGCCATGCCGTTCATCACCGGGCTGATGAACTATGTCATGCCGCTGCAGATCGGCGCGCGCGACGTGTCCTTCCCGCTGCTCAACGCCATCTCGCTGATGCTGACCATGGCGGGCGCGGTGCTCATCATGGTGTCGCTGGTGGTGGGCCAGTTCTCCACCGGCGGCTGGAGCGCCTATCCGCCCTTCACCGGCATCGACTTCAGCCCCGGCGAGGGGGTGGATTACTGGATCTGGGCGGTGTCGCTCGGCTCCATCGGCTCGACGCTGACCGGGCTCAACTTCGCCGTCACCATCTACAAGAAGCGCTGCCCCGGCATGTCGCTGTTCCGCATGCCGCTGTTCACCTGGACGACGCTGTGCACGTCGATCCTGATGATCTTCGCCATGGCGCCGCTGACCGCCGCCACCGTCATGCTCGCCCTCGACCGCTATGCCGGCTTCCATTTCTTCACCAATGGCGACGGCGGCAACATGATGAACTACGCCAATCTGTTCTGGCTGTTCGGCCACCCGGAGGTCTACATCCTCATCCTGCCGGCCTTCGGCGTGTGGTCGGAAGTGGTGGCCACCTATTCCAGCAAACGCATCTATGGCTATACCTCACTGGTCTACGCCACCATGTGCATCGCCGTGCTCTCCTTCGCCGTGTGGCTGCACCACTTCTTCACCATGGGCCAGAGCGCCAATGTGAACGCCATTTTCGGCATCGCCACGATGATCATCGGCGTACCGACGGGGGTGAAGGTCTATGACTGGCTGCTCACCATGGTGGGCGGGCGCATCCGCCTCACCACGGCGATGCTGTTCCACATCAACTTCCTGCTCACCTTCATCCTCGGCGGCATGACCGGGGTGCTGCTGGCCAATCCCGGCATCGACTTCCAGGTTCACAACACGCTGTTCCTGGTGGCGCATTTCCACAACATGATCATCCCCGGCGTGCTGTTCGGCATGTTCGCGGCGGTGCAGTTCTGGTTCCCCAAGGCCTTCGGCTTCCGGCTGCATGAAGGGCTGGGCCGCGCCTCCTTCTGGTGCTTCGCGCCCGGCTTCCTGCTGGCCTTCTTCCCGCTCTACTGGCTCGGGATGATGGGCGCGACGCGGCGCACCTTCACCTGGTCGAACCCGGACTATCTGCCCTGGTTCGCCCTCGCCATGCTTGGCGCGGCGCTGATCCTCGCCGGCTTCGCCTTCATGGTGGCGCAGATCGTCGTCTCGGTGCGCCGGCGGGCGGAACTCGCCGCCCCCTTGGGCGACCCCTGGGACGGGCGGGCGCTGGAATGGTCGATCCCCTCCCCGCCCCCGGCCTGGAACTTCGCCGTGCTGCCGCAGGTGACGGCGCGCGACGCCTTCTATGAAGCCAAGAAGGACGGCACCGCCTATCGCTCCCCTGCCGCCTATGAGGATATCGAGGTACCGCGCAACACCGCGACGGCGCCGCTCATCGGCCTGTTCGCCTGCGCCTGGGCCTTCGGCCTTGTCTGGCACATCTGGTGGCTGGTGATCGTCTCCTTCGTGCTTCTCTGGGCGGTGGTGATCGCCCGCTCCTTCGCCACCGAGACGGAGGAGATCGTGCCGGCGGCGACGGTGAAGGCGGTGAACGAGGCGTTCCTCGCCGCCGTGCGCGCCACGCCGGGCGTGACCCGCGATCAGGAAATGACGGCGGCGAACCGGGGCCGTGCCATCCCGGAAAGCCTGGAATCCAGCACCGGCGCCTTCGCCGCCCGTGCCGCCGTGGAGGTGACGCGATGA
- a CDS encoding ubiquinol oxidase subunit II: MAGVPALAMPCAASAAGFLEPAGPVAAAQLSHFGTISALMLIVIVPMFIALPLVLLRYRRGGKGTYRPDWEFNWGLELLIWGIPVALVAALGTALWNHTLKNDPYRPLGPSPLVVEVVALDWKFLFLYPEQGVATLDLLVLPQGRPVTLKLTSGTVMQSFIVPRLAGQIYAMAGMQTQLNLIADATGDFTGRNTQYNGLGFATQSFTTRVVSAEDFAAWVTGAKAQPAGLDAAAYAKLLPPSVVNEPVIYGRFTPGLFDQIIASFAPGMAGGHQGHASQAGEAAAPAAAHQHDAHTPEAAQ, translated from the coding sequence ATGGCCGGAGTACCGGCCCTGGCCATGCCATGCGCGGCCTCCGCCGCGGGCTTTCTCGAACCCGCCGGGCCGGTGGCGGCGGCGCAGCTCTCGCATTTCGGCACGATCAGCGCGCTGATGCTCATCGTCATCGTGCCGATGTTCATCGCCCTGCCGCTCGTGCTGCTGCGCTACCGGCGCGGCGGCAAGGGCACCTACCGCCCGGACTGGGAGTTCAACTGGGGGCTGGAACTGCTCATCTGGGGCATTCCGGTCGCGCTTGTGGCCGCGCTCGGCACGGCGCTGTGGAATCACACGCTGAAGAACGACCCCTACCGCCCGCTGGGTCCGTCGCCGCTGGTGGTGGAGGTGGTCGCGCTCGACTGGAAATTCCTGTTCCTCTACCCCGAACAGGGCGTGGCGACGCTCGACCTGCTGGTGCTGCCGCAGGGCCGGCCGGTGACGCTGAAGCTGACCAGCGGGACGGTGATGCAGTCCTTCATCGTTCCGCGCCTCGCCGGCCAGATCTACGCCATGGCCGGCATGCAGACGCAGCTCAACCTCATCGCCGACGCGACCGGCGACTTCACCGGGCGCAACACCCAGTATAATGGCCTGGGCTTTGCCACCCAATCCTTCACCACCCGCGTGGTGAGTGCGGAGGACTTCGCCGCCTGGGTGACGGGCGCGAAGGCGCAGCCGGCCGGTCTCGACGCCGCCGCCTATGCCAAGCTGCTGCCGCCTTCCGTGGTGAACGAACCCGTCATCTATGGCCGGTTCACGCCGGGCCTGTTCGACCAGATCATCGCCAGCTTCGCCCCCGGCATGGCCGGAGGCCATCAGGGCCACGCGTCGCAGGCGGGGGAAGCCGCCGCGCCGGCCGCCGCCCATCAGCATGACGCCCACACGCCGGAGGCCGCGCAATGA
- a CDS encoding efflux RND transporter periplasmic adaptor subunit encodes MSGRSVIRVAVTVGTVAVAAFAGWQFWTYYLLSPWTRDARVLADVLRVAPDVSGLISTIHVRDNQTVQKGDLLFEIDPERFQAALNLARADVAMKAEAAALAQENARRFQTLQREDSPGFSIEAGESMQTRAAEAAAALRVAQAELTIAEINMRRSRVHAAVSGYVTNLTAVAGDFATAGQGVLAIVDSSSFYVYGYFMETKVPQIRVGAPAKVELMAGNVVLDGVVEGMARAIANPDDAAGLLARVDPQFSWIRLAQRLPVRIKLETLPPDMRLAAGMSATVVIKPAAEAP; translated from the coding sequence ATGAGCGGGCGCAGCGTGATCCGTGTCGCGGTAACGGTCGGCACCGTCGCCGTCGCCGCTTTCGCCGGCTGGCAGTTCTGGACCTACTATCTGCTCTCGCCCTGGACCCGCGACGCGCGGGTGCTGGCCGATGTGCTGCGCGTGGCGCCCGACGTGTCCGGTCTCATCAGCACTATCCATGTGCGCGACAACCAGACGGTGCAGAAGGGCGATCTTCTGTTCGAGATCGACCCGGAGCGTTTTCAGGCGGCGCTGAACCTCGCCCGCGCCGATGTGGCGATGAAGGCGGAGGCGGCGGCGCTGGCGCAGGAAAACGCCCGCCGCTTCCAGACCCTGCAGCGCGAGGACAGCCCGGGCTTTTCCATCGAGGCCGGGGAGAGCATGCAGACCCGGGCCGCCGAAGCGGCGGCGGCGCTGCGTGTGGCGCAGGCGGAGCTCACCATCGCGGAGATCAATATGCGCCGCAGCCGCGTGCATGCGGCGGTGAGCGGCTATGTCACCAATCTCACCGCCGTCGCCGGCGACTTCGCCACAGCGGGGCAGGGTGTGCTGGCGATCGTCGATTCCAGCTCCTTCTATGTCTATGGCTACTTCATGGAAACCAAGGTTCCGCAGATCCGTGTCGGCGCCCCGGCCAAGGTGGAACTGATGGCGGGAAATGTGGTACTGGACGGCGTGGTGGAAGGGATGGCGCGCGCCATCGCCAATCCCGACGACGCGGCCGGCCTGCTGGCGCGGGTCGATCCGCAGTTCAGCTGGATCCGCCTCGCCCAGCGCCTTCCGGTGCGGATCAAGTTGGAAACGCTGCCACCCGATATGCGCCTCGCCGCCGGCATGTCGGCGACCGTGGTGATCAAGCCGGCGGCGGAGGCACCCTAG
- the cyoD gene encoding cytochrome o ubiquinol oxidase subunit IV, protein MSNRVPANRPATDIEDEGHERRSYVIGLVLALVLTTGAFAVVWFDLFTGTAALGALALLAVVQAVVHLRYFLHIDLQRSHRDDLLLILFTVLILLIMVSGTIWILYDQHMRMMT, encoded by the coding sequence ATGAGCAACCGGGTTCCCGCCAACAGGCCCGCCACCGACATTGAGGACGAGGGCCATGAGCGCCGCTCCTATGTGATCGGCCTCGTTCTCGCGCTGGTGCTGACCACGGGCGCCTTTGCGGTGGTGTGGTTCGATCTCTTCACCGGCACGGCGGCGCTTGGCGCGCTGGCGCTGCTCGCCGTGGTGCAGGCGGTGGTGCATCTGCGCTATTTCCTGCACATCGACCTTCAGCGCTCGCACCGCGACGACCTCCTGCTCATCCTGTTCACCGTGCTGATCCTGCTCATCATGGTGTCCGGTACGATCTGGATCCTCTACGACCAGCACATGCGCATGATGACGTGA
- a CDS encoding alpha-amylase family protein, whose product MITDLWYKNAIVYCLSVEGFMDSNGDGVGDFRGLMRRLDYLHGLGVTAIWLMPFQVSPGGDDGYDVADYYGVDPRYGTLGDFVEFTHAAKQRGMRVLIDLVVNHTSNQHPWFKSARSDPNSPYRDWYVWSKKKPKNANEGMVFPGVQKTTWTYDKVAKEYYFHRFYDFQPDLNTANPDVQAEILRIMGFWLQLGVSGFRMDAVPFVIAEKGAEVGGTPVEHFNMLRTFREFLQWRRGDAIILAEANILPEDDKKYFGEDGDRMHMMFNFQVNQSLFYALASADMKPLVKALNATRPDYATAQWGLFLRNHDELDLGRLTKAQREQVFAAFGPDKSMQLYDRGIRRRLAPMLKGDRRMMELAYSLMLSLPGTPVLRYGDEIGMGDDLSLPERYCARTPMQWSNEKQGGFSSAEKTYLPVISEGAYGWEQVNVADQRRDPDSFLNWMERMIRTRQETQEIGWGAFGVVDVGHDAVLCLRYEWRNNVAVFLHNFHPEGVSVRFTLPAPEGEPNRLVNLLSEDHSQGDAKGRYELTLEPYGYRWFRMGGLDYAYRRTEL is encoded by the coding sequence GTGATCACCGACCTCTGGTACAAGAACGCCATCGTCTATTGCCTCTCCGTCGAAGGCTTCATGGATTCGAACGGCGACGGCGTCGGCGATTTCCGCGGCCTGATGCGGCGGCTGGATTATCTCCACGGGCTGGGCGTCACCGCCATCTGGCTGATGCCGTTCCAGGTCTCGCCCGGCGGCGACGACGGCTATGATGTCGCCGATTACTACGGAGTCGATCCGCGCTACGGCACGCTGGGCGATTTCGTCGAGTTCACCCACGCCGCCAAGCAGCGCGGCATGCGGGTGCTGATCGACCTCGTGGTCAACCACACCTCGAACCAGCACCCCTGGTTCAAATCCGCCCGCTCGGACCCGAACTCGCCCTATCGCGACTGGTATGTGTGGTCGAAGAAGAAGCCGAAAAACGCCAATGAAGGCATGGTCTTCCCCGGCGTGCAGAAGACCACCTGGACCTATGACAAGGTGGCTAAGGAATATTATTTCCACCGCTTCTACGATTTCCAGCCCGACCTCAACACCGCCAATCCCGACGTGCAGGCGGAAATCCTGCGCATCATGGGCTTCTGGCTGCAGCTCGGCGTCTCCGGCTTCCGCATGGACGCGGTGCCGTTCGTGATCGCGGAGAAGGGGGCGGAGGTCGGCGGCACGCCGGTCGAGCATTTCAACATGCTGCGCACCTTCCGCGAATTCCTGCAGTGGCGGCGCGGCGACGCCATCATTCTCGCCGAAGCCAACATCCTCCCCGAAGACGACAAGAAGTACTTCGGCGAGGACGGCGACCGCATGCACATGATGTTCAATTTCCAGGTCAACCAGTCGCTGTTCTACGCGCTCGCCAGCGCCGACATGAAGCCGCTGGTCAAGGCGCTCAACGCCACGCGGCCGGACTATGCGACGGCGCAATGGGGCCTGTTCCTGCGCAATCATGACGAGCTCGACCTCGGCCGGCTGACCAAGGCGCAGCGCGAACAGGTGTTCGCCGCCTTCGGGCCGGACAAATCGATGCAGCTCTATGACCGCGGCATCCGCCGCAGGCTCGCCCCGATGCTCAAGGGCGACCGCCGGATGATGGAGCTGGCCTACAGCCTCATGCTCTCGCTGCCCGGCACGCCGGTGCTGCGCTATGGCGACGAGATCGGCATGGGCGACGACCTCAGCCTGCCCGAACGCTACTGCGCCCGCACGCCCATGCAATGGTCGAACGAGAAGCAGGGCGGCTTCAGCTCGGCGGAAAAGACCTATCTGCCGGTCATTTCCGAGGGCGCCTATGGCTGGGAACAGGTCAATGTCGCCGACCAGCGGCGCGACCCGGACTCCTTCCTCAACTGGATGGAGCGGATGATCCGCACCCGGCAGGAGACGCAGGAAATCGGCTGGGGCGCGTTCGGGGTGGTGGATGTCGGCCACGACGCCGTGCTGTGCCTGCGCTATGAGTGGCGCAACAACGTCGCCGTGTTCCTGCACAATTTCCACCCCGAGGGGGTGAGCGTCCGCTTTACCCTGCCGGCGCCGGAAGGCGAGCCGAACCGGCTCGTCAACTTGCTGTCCGAGGATCACTCCCAGGGCGACGCCAAGGGCCGCTACGAGCTGACGCTGGAGCCCTACGGCTATCGCTGGTTCCGCATGGGCGGGCTCGACTATGCCTACCGGCGCACGGAGCTTTAG